The Scleropages formosus chromosome 9, fSclFor1.1, whole genome shotgun sequence DNA segment AGCATTGATTCTTTTGCGCTCTGCTTTTTACCGCTTTACTGGAACACGCGCTGCTCTCCTTCCCAATTCAATAGAAACTTGTCAGTTTAGTTTTTAACGCCAACGAGTCATTGACTGTAACAAATCAATACATTTCAATTTCTAATACTGTCATGTTGCCAGCCTGGGGACATCAGTTAGCCACAGTACTTGGAAGTGTAtgtgtgggttgggggggggggggggggtccgcgTGTGGCGTCTGTGTAAGAACACACATGTGAGGAGTCCAAACAATTCTGTGACAGTCCTTCAGTCAGTGTCGCCCTCTACTGGCTCTTCTCTTTCGTTGATTTGCACGTGTGTGATGGTGCGGTCGGAATAATTCCTGTAGAATTTTgctgctcgtgtgtgtgtgtgtgtgtgtgtgtgtgtgtgtgtgtgtttagtgttcTGCAGATTGAACCAAATGTTTTGTATCTTGcaattataattgtaattagtGAGAGGAAGTGCTTTGCAAAAGTGTTTGTTTCCCACCATGAAAGGGCCCTAGATATGTGATAGAacagccggtagtgtagtggttagagctgctgcctctggatccagaaggttgcaggtttgatccccacctctggccgtagtaccctaggggaaggtacttaccctaaattgctccagtaaaattacccagctctataaattggtaagtaattgtaaccttaagattgtaagtcactttggagaaaagcatcagctaaacgaataaatgcagaCGGTGCATCTTTTGCACATATTTTGAAATCTGAAATTCTAGGCCAGCATATTCAGATTGATCTCGACCAAAGCTACGAACCATGCCGTTCGCCTTGAGCTAAGTGACACAGGGTACTGCATGAGTCAAATGTGTAAAAGTTGTGCTCTTTTAAAGAAGTGAATGGAATGAGACATAAATTGAATGTGACTTGTCTGCTATGAAACACTGATTTGTCAAGACCGTAAACACTCACTGATGTCTtgctctctcccctcccctcccctcccctccccaatCTTGTTTCAGGAAACAGTCTCGTCACCctgacatttcatttgtttaatcaTTATGGATTAATTGAGCTCTTCCGGTTAGACATGGTAAAACTTCGTAGATTTTTAGGTAACTTTTTCTCCGGTTTCCCTCCGAAGTTTATGCCGATAAGAATGGTCACACACACTAAAAATTGTCATCTCCACTTTTAATGTATATTCATATACTTTCTTATTGTTAGCTACAACTGAAATACACATGTATTGTTTTGAGCGGCACTGCTGGCAAACaaactgctttaaaatataATGGAAGCTCATTATATTTATAATCATTAACGGGATCACGTTGGTCACGGCTTTTACTGACACGTAAAGTTTTGTTGAGCGGTTAAGAGTGACTCGCATGTGAAGTGCTCTTTTTGGCTGTGCCTCTTTTAAACAGTTATGATACAGGAGGACTACCACAGTCGGAACCCGTACCACAATGCCGTCCACGCGGCTGACGTAACCCAGGCTATGTACTGTTACCTTCAGGAGCCCAAGGTGAGCAACTATGTCGGTAGCGGCAGATCTGTGCAGTGTGCCGCTCCTCCCATTAGCAAATGCCCTGCCAGGGTACTCGAGTGCACAGTGTTACAGCATAGGTAAAATTAGATAGATAATTGATTTtacttctatctatctatctatccacaGTTGACCGTTGAACAACACGGGTTTAAACTGCACGGGTCCACTtatatgcaaatttttttcaataaatacattggaaaattttttttttggatatttgCGACAATTTGAAACAACTCGCAGACGAACCGtgtagcctagaaatatcgaaaaaattaaagttatgtCAAacgcataaaatatatgtagatgcTAGTCATTTACTACCACAAAATATATACGTAATACGTATAACATCGACAGCGTTCcgtatcatataagacaatattgacGTAGGTACTGACACAGGCGATTCATCTTGTAAAGAGACGATGTAAACTTACGGTGTCGATAAATACAGGactataaatgtattttctcttccttgtgATTTTCTTAATGTTTCTGTAGCTGACTTTATTGTAAGGATACAGGAtctaatacatataacatacaaaatatgtgttaatcgaCTATGTTATTTGTAAGGCTTCGGGTCAACAGTTGGCTACTGGTAGTTCAGTTTTtgggagtcaaaagttatacgcGGATTTTCAACTGCACGGGGGGGTCGGTGCCCCTAAACCCTGCtctgttcaagggtcaactgtatctctctctgtcatatatacatatatatccaTCTATCTGTCTCCATCTACTTATCTATTTCTATCTAGTATCAATGAATGCTTGTCAAGGCAATGAtggtagtacacacacacagtaaaaaccAAGAAATTCCTATTACACTGATGCAATGCAGTTACAATGCCGCTATTGTATTTTGTCAGTATAAAATTAACAGTGCAaatattttacagcttttaaatCAAACTGTTATTCCAAGGCTTCATCATACATGAGAGCGCAGAACTGCTCGGTGCCAATATTTGCTGTAGCTCGAGTGCTCTATAAAATGATCGGGGAACATCCTGCTCAGCTGTTCGCCCGCAACCCTGCCGGCCCCTTGTGACCTAGTGCTGGAGCGTTTAGGCGTTGTGTATCACGTGAAAGTCCCTGCCCTTCTCCTCTTTCCTCACTCTGTTGCAATGTGGCCTCGTGTTCGTGCAGCTCTCCAAGTCCCTGACCTCCTGCGACATTCTTCTGGGCCTGCTGGCTGCTGCCACCCATGATCTGGACCACCCAGGTGTCAACGAGCCTTTCCTCATCAAGACCAACCATTACCTAGCAGCATTGTACAAGGTAAAACTGGGCAAAGCAAAGGACAGCCCGTATCTTTTACAGACACTACTTTGAAGGCACACAGACCTATGTGTGGAATGCACAGATATAAATGACAGCTGGGTCCATTTCATCAGAGCAGTTGTAGTCAGTTGGAACCCTTTATTTGGTTTTAAATCCTGGGGAAACGGGCGCTATATGGCATAAGggtcagagctgctggcttttggtccaaggacccaggttcaaatcccgcctgctgctgcagtagccttgaacaaagtGCTTCGCCTGAATTGTTGGtcagaattaccctgctgtacaaatgcgtaaatcattgcaagtggcttaacatttctgtgcagaaaagcatcaacaaaaCGAACGATGATAATTGATGATGCCAAGAAATGCAGTATCGCACACGTTGCTACAGTATGATAGGTGGACATGAACAGAACGAGATGAAGTCCATTCGTGCCAATGAGCTCAGAATCGCAGGTTTGCTAAAAAGTCGTACCTCGAGAAACGCATATTCAGGTATTTGACTTCACAAAGTTTCATATAATACATCTACTTCAGCCCACGAAACACTTGTTAAACTTGTTCTCCTTTACAAGGACCGAATGTGAATTTAATGCACCTCCCGTCAGCTGATCGCCACAAGGCAGTTtccatttattaacttagcgctcacttttctcaaaagttaCATGCAACGATTAACTAGTATTCAGCCAACACCTTTATCAGGCGTGATTTgcatttatctttatttgtttagctgatgcttttctccgaagtgacttacagcgttaagttacttacaattatttacccatttatacaactgggtaattttacgggagtaattcagggtaagaaccttgctcaagggtactaaagctggaggtgagattcaaacctgcaacctttgggttcaaggacagcagctctacgcactacgctaccagctatcccgaatgaatgaatggaaactgcCAGGTTGTGTTATGATGGTTATTTATTGAAGTAACTATTTATTTGAGTGTAACGGATATCACTTTTGGAGCTCAGGAATGCAAAAAACTTTTGCTGTTGAAACTAGTGGTAATTACATCTTCCAGTTACCAGAGTTCACATTACAGATGGATTTTAGGAATGAATTGCCTTAATAAGATGGGGGGTTAAAACAATTTATAGCTATCATAGTGCAGCCCGAATTTCCTGTCGACGTTTCCATGGCCACTGGGGGTCAAAGCATAACGGTCGATTGCTTTGTTTCCCTGTAGAATACCTCAGTTCTGGAGAATCATCACTGGAGGTCAGCTGTCGGACTGCTTCGCGAGTCAGGACTGTTCTCACACCTGCCTGCTGAAGATGGGTCAGTATTCTGATAAACAAGGTGCACCGTTTGTTGGTGGTGTCGTGTGTAAATAGTCGTAAAATCCTCAACAAACTGTTACTGAAGcttaatttctgctgttttttttttccctcccttccctcctcctctcctccagccTGAACATGGAAAGACAGCTGGGATCGCTGATCCTTGCTACAGACATCAGCAGGCAAAATGAATACCTGTCAAAATTTAGGGAGCACTTGGACAACGAGGACCTCTGTCTAGCCAACGCTTGCCACCGACACTTCGTCCTCCAGGTGACCGGCTTTGATCGCCGGATACAACGCGGTGccgctttttaaaatatttgcccTTATGCGCCAAGCACTTCCCCCCCACCACATATTCATTTCCTGCTCCTCCACAGATGGCCCTGAAGTGTGCAGACATCTGCAACCCCTGTAGACCATGGGAGCTGAGCAAACAGTGGAGTGAGAAGGTGACTGAAGAGTTCTTCCACCAAGGTATATCCTTAACATGGCTGTGAGGCTGCATCTCACCACACTTGACCATTttcttacaatgacttacaattatttacccatttatgcagctgtgtaatttaaccaaagcagtttagggtaagtaccttgttcaggggtactacagctagaggtggggatcaaacctgcaacctcagcatccaaaggcagtcattctaaccactgcactacaaGCTCTCCCCCCTTCTCCCACCCATCTTGATCTCAAACGCAGTGTTCAAAGGTGTTGTTACTCTCCATTGCCGGTCATATTGAAGGATCCATTTGAGATGTTGGCCAAACTGAGGCAGTTGCCGTACTTTCCTGCCGTCCATCAACAGGTGACATCGAAAAGAGATATAAACTTGAAGTGAGTCCTCTGTGTGACAGCCAGGCGAACACCATTGGCAATATTCAGATCGGTAAGATTGTCTCGTTCTTGTGTGCCGGTGGTGACGTGTCTCCTGAACCACGGACGTACGTGGGCTTTCTGGCTTCCTGCTGCTTTGTTaacctgtttgttttttatttttatcgaCAGGCTTCATGACGTATGTGGTAGAGCCGCTGTTTGCCGAGTGGGCTCGCTTCTCCGACACGCGCCTTTCCCGGACCATGCTGGGCCACTTGGGCTTGAACAAGGCCAGCTGGAGCGGCATGCTGCAGGAGCTGGCTGGCGGGGCCGACGATGGCGCCCAGGAAGGGGCCGAGGTGCCCGCGGAGGACGGGAACTCCAAAGCATTACCTCAGGGAAGCAAAGAGTCGTGATCTTGCAGAACGGCGTGGGCCCGTGCGGGATCACACTGCTACCGCTGCACCCAGCGCACACACCTCTGCGGGGTTTTGTTCGCAACACCTCCCATCCCAagaaaccacttttttttttttttttttttttttttttttttttaaaaagaattttttaaaatttattttattccccTTTTTCCTCTCAACATAGAGCAATACATAGATACCTCATTTGGCTTCTGCTGTATTCTCACTTTgcttttctaatttatttattttcgttTTAGGTTCTGCTCCTCCATATGTTTCAGGCACGGCTAATGAAACGCACCGAGCTTTTTATTACGGAGACCGAAAAAAGGGAACGTAGTATAAGAAGTTTACCTTCTCCAGTGAAAGTGCCATTtgaagacatttttacattttaatcgCTTTGGAAGTGATTTTGAAAACCTTAAGTATTCAGAGAAAGAGGCTCTTTTACTTTCGGAGAGTCCGTGTATCGATGCATTCAAAACAAATTatcctgttttaaaatatatgtttttaaaaaaaaaaaaaaaaaaaagtcaagagcCCGATTCTTCTGCTGCCTCTGACTGTTTAcagatgtttttgtgttgtgtgtatgtgtgatatgAATCATGTGGgttctgtaattttaaaaatttttttttttaatttatttttttggcctttttaaGCACAGACATGAAGAACCACTTGCATGGGAACTTTGACCCCTTGTTGAAATTCAGAACAAACTTCAGACTGCAGCTCCAGTCAACACGCAAAGCAGCAGGTACCACAGAATCGCCGCACGGCTCCGTTCGACACTTCTTGCACTGTGATAAAATACGATTTCAAGCGAAATGCACAGAGCCCAGGTGCCGTGTCCTGCGAGCGCCAGGGAGCTGCCCGTGGATCGCGCACATGACTGCGACCTAGCGTACGCCGCAAAAAACAAAGCGGAAAAGTACTCTCAAAACGGCTTTGGGCAGCGAAAACgaccacagagaaaaacaaggatGTCCCTGGATTAGGACCGGAGTGGAAGCGTAGAACTCGCTCAGGGTTTTGCCAGTTCGGTTGGGAAGAAGCATGGTGCCTTGATGGCGAGCTGCCTCCCCTCCCtcacccccctcacccccccccccccaacccctttaAAGGCAACAAATGAGAAAACTCCCAGAATCCTGCTCTCTGAATGTCCAAGAACCACAGAGCACCACGAGAGCCGAAAGGACTGCTGCAGATGCCTTAAAACTATGCACAAAAGCTACGTGACCAAACTGGCTCTTATGTTCATGACGTGCATCATGTCTCGTTTTCTCAACACGCTGTCCATTTGGTTAGCCTttagtgtgtgggggggggggggggtgaccttaataggtttttaaaatttttttttcttttattttgcatcaccattccatttttttttccccaagtatAGTTTTGATTCCATACAGAAAGCAcaattgtgttcattttttttgtgtcaatTTGAATAACAGGTGCTTTTCTTATTTTGGCAAATTTGTACCCCCCCCCTTGTAATTGCTGTAAGACTGTTTTGATAAAACTGTTTACAATTTGTTGCAACAGCCATTTTGGGGGAGGCGATTTCAGTGTCAAGCCATTTGTGAAGGCTTTGCCGTATTGACCTTTTGACCTTTTGATACGTGCCTGTTGCAGTTCCTTTTTGATTAATAAAACAACTTGATACATTTGATCCATTTTTGACTATTTCTAAACATGTAATGCCTGGAGCCGTCTTGTCTTTCTGATTGCCTGgttattgtaaataattgttcttCCTGGTGTAGatcacagctggtagtgtagtggttacttTTGCCTTAGGAGCCAAAGGTCATatgtttgattcccacctctggctgtagtgcccttgagcaacatacttatcctaaattgctccagtgcgGCTCTAGAAATGggaagcttaacattgcaagttgattcgaagaaaagcagcagctgaatgagtaaatgtaacactaCATTCCTTGAATGTCACACATTCAACATTGACTGCAATCACTAGGTGCCATAGTGCCTCGCAGCTGCGAGGACTTCATGTTTGCAACGGTTTAGTCCGAgcggagtctgcatgttcttgccgcaggtttcctccaggtgacTATGGAAATCTAACATGACCTTTGTGAGTGAAGTTTTTATCACCCTGTGGTGGACCGGATTCTTGTCCAaactgtaccctgcctcacagccTCTGCTTTTCGGATAGGCTCTGGCCCACcccaaccctgcactggacaacagCTATAAGTATATTAAAATTGCTACTTGTAGGGTATATGTTGTAGTCCAAAAAACGTTACACTAAAGCATCGATGGTGACGTAGTAGGGCTGGGATTGATAACATTACAAGAGACAAAATGACAGGTTCTATCCCGGTCTGAATTTAAAGTGAGACTTCCTGGAGCAGCAGCTTTAATACAAGCACCTTATGTACAGTTCCAGTGTGGAACAGGTACAAGACTAACTGCAGGGGGCCGTACAAAAACAGAATTAGCTGTGAGTAATCCCCACACTGCAACACTGTGTTCCTTTCAAGATGGAGTGCAGACAGAACGCAGTCTTGAGAGTTGGGGCATTTCATTTAGAACAGATCCTTTTATTGAGAAATGCAAACAGTTATAAGAACATTGTTTATAAAggttaatatttaaatgacacCTTCAGGAAACTTAAAACACTAATTTTTGGTATGTAAAAGCTGGCTGATACCAGCTGACATATGATTAGTTTAACATTCCcttgtttttctgaaattaacagTATACAGAAGTATTAATGCTCTTCCTCAAGGAAAAGTGTTGCTTCACATAACTGAGCATCAAGATGTAATGAAAATCAGATTGGCATCTTGCACTCAAGTTTCTttaagcaatttttactgcatctcaTAACTCAATTcgtggaaaataaaaagcacatttgtgCAAAGTTCAACATTTTTGTGTGCTGAAACAATACCTGTTGCAGGCTCAGTGGAAGAAGAATCTTGACCACTGATTCATTTTGTAGTATTTTAAGCAACAAAATACTCAACCTAAAGAAGTCTGAATTCAGCTCACCTGAAAGGGTGTATtggcaaaatatgaaatacatgcTGTTGATAACAGCAGGTCAAGTTAGCTGCAGGAGAAAAGAAAACcacttcacacagctgggtgttgCAAAGCAGgactgagaaacactgatttcaGTTGTTTCAACAGATTCCATATGGCAAAGCACAAGGCAAGTACAGCAAGAACTTGGCTTCCTCAGAAGGACGTTGGCAAGATGATAATTCACTGGCACCACTGCTAGGTAACAAAATGGCAGTAGTGGACACCACCTAATACTTCAACTTATCTTAGTTCTAGTCAAATTGCACCTTTATTATGTAACAGGTTACTTGTAGTGTATTCAACAAGCAGGTATAAAGATGTGTAGTAAATGAAATTAGCAGACTTCCTAAACATGTTAATACTCCAGCTTGTCACTCCACTAGGTTTACAAGTACATCCAATCAGTCACTGAAATCAGAAAATATATGTACTTAAGCAGTCAAGTAATTCCTagaaaccaaataaataaaattccttCCATTTTACGCATAATTTCTTTTCTACAAGAAGTAACACACTTCATGGCCAGTCTACCTACTGTGTGTCATGTTAATGAAAAAAGCAGGCATGAGATGCTTGCTATGCAATAATTTGAATATAAATATCAAAGGTTGCCTCCAAGGGCAGATTGTGAACAATGACGAGACCAAATACTGAGCTTTCAGTCCTCTAGTATGTATGCGCCTCACTCCCATTTAAGGTCTTTTAGAGGTCTACCTACTTAcaccacatttttaaacagctaGTTCTTATCCTCTGCATTGGTGCAAGTGTGATTGGAAACACTCAACTTTTTCTTAAATATCAGGATAAATGAACCAATTACAAATCAAATAACCTCTGCCTGTATGTATGCCCACATCTAAAACAATATCGCCAAACAGCTGccacagaatgacagtggcagtACAACTTCACACCTGTCATCACAAGTATAATTAAAGTAACATTTTAGAGTACCGGTCACATTGGCATCAGTTAGGTGCAAATCCTTGATAATCAaagtcacacacaaaaacagaatgcaGACAGATAATGGACTGAATTCTCCTTAGTGTAGCatatttttctctcacacaaaGACTACAACCTTCCACAACAGATgagtcaaagtttttttttttttttttttttaaaaaagaagccTGGATTCACAAAAGCTTCTTTTTTCCAGTTGACTTCAGCATGTGCTGCCCAAACTAAAATGgggaaaagcaaacaattaCAAGTGAGTGTAAGTAGCTGTTTAAAAGTAACACGGTTTTAgacaaaaagttttattttaaagtcatAAACAATGATGGTGTCATGGAAAGAGGCTCATTCTTGATGTAGTCAATCTAAGGTGAACATGTGCGCCCTTCTCTGATGAAGGAATAACCCCTTTCTACCGTATATAGGAACTTGCAGAACCCCTTACATTCCTCCTTATCACTGCTGCAGTGACAAGAGGAGGATACTTCTGTTTACTATGGTATGgtttaaacaattttaacaaTTACCATATTTAAATTCTGCCCCCTTTTTCTCTAAATTTAGTTATAGCCGGTGTCCTAACTCATCTGTCTCACCCTCAAAACATGACACTCACACCAACTCTGAAGGGTGCAGCATGGCCACATACCTCCTTTGTTGTAAGTACTGAGTTATTTGCTCCTTAGCTCTTTGTGGAGCACAGGCTGTACTAGAAGAAAGTGTGATTTGCCCCAAGTCCCCTGACTGACTGTTG contains these protein-coding regions:
- the pde7a gene encoding high affinity 3',5'-cyclic-AMP phosphodiesterase 7A isoform X6, which encodes MLGACVIFKQLFSRDVRVRSRAGFEPERRGSHPYLCVDFRILHSKPDPTASTSSRRVRRLLSFQRYLSSSRLFRGVPPRNPLHILDDDYTGQAKCMLEKIGSWNFNIFLFDRLTNGNSLVTLTFHLFNHYGLIELFRLDMVKLRRFLVMIQEDYHSRNPYHNAVHAADVTQAMYCYLQEPKLSKSLTSCDILLGLLAAATHDLDHPGVNEPFLIKTNHYLAALYKNTSVLENHHWRSAVGLLRESGLFSHLPAEDGLNMERQLGSLILATDISRQNEYLSKFREHLDNEDLCLANACHRHFVLQMALKCADICNPCRPWELSKQWSEKVTEEFFHQGDIEKRYKLEVSPLCDSQANTIGNIQIGFMTYVVEPLFAEWARFSDTRLSRTMLGHLGLNKASWSGMLQELAGGADDGAQEGAEVPAEDGNSKALPQGSKES
- the pde7a gene encoding high affinity 3',5'-cyclic-AMP phosphodiesterase 7A isoform X7 — translated: MLGDVRVRSRAGFEPERRGSHPYLCVDFRILHSKPDPTASTSSRRVRRLLSFQRYLSSSRLFRGVPPRNPLHILDDDYTGQAKCMLEKIGSWNFNIFLFDRLTNGNSLVTLTFHLFNHYGLIELFRLDMVKLRRFLVMIQEDYHSRNPYHNAVHAADVTQAMYCYLQEPKLSKSLTSCDILLGLLAAATHDLDHPGVNEPFLIKTNHYLAALYKNTSVLENHHWRSAVGLLRESGLFSHLPAEDGLNMERQLGSLILATDISRQNEYLSKFREHLDNEDLCLANACHRHFVLQMALKCADICNPCRPWELSKQWSEKVTEEFFHQGDIEKRYKLEVSPLCDSQANTIGNIQIGFMTYVVEPLFAEWARFSDTRLSRTMLGHLGLNKASWSGMLQELAGGADDGAQEGAEVPAEDGNSKALPQGSKES
- the pde7a gene encoding high affinity 3',5'-cyclic-AMP phosphodiesterase 7A isoform X8, producing the protein MLDVRVRSRAGFEPERRGSHPYLCVDFRILHSKPDPTASTSSRRVRRLLSFQRYLSSSRLFRGVPPRNPLHILDDDYTGQAKCMLEKIGSWNFNIFLFDRLTNGNSLVTLTFHLFNHYGLIELFRLDMVKLRRFLVMIQEDYHSRNPYHNAVHAADVTQAMYCYLQEPKLSKSLTSCDILLGLLAAATHDLDHPGVNEPFLIKTNHYLAALYKNTSVLENHHWRSAVGLLRESGLFSHLPAEDGLNMERQLGSLILATDISRQNEYLSKFREHLDNEDLCLANACHRHFVLQMALKCADICNPCRPWELSKQWSEKVTEEFFHQGDIEKRYKLEVSPLCDSQANTIGNIQIGFMTYVVEPLFAEWARFSDTRLSRTMLGHLGLNKASWSGMLQELAGGADDGAQEGAEVPAEDGNSKALPQGSKES
- the pde7a gene encoding high affinity 3',5'-cyclic-AMP phosphodiesterase 7A isoform X5, with the translated sequence MSALRCRRNKRRGAISYDSSDQTALYIRMLGDVRVRSRAGFEPERRGSHPYLCVDFRILHSKPDPTASTSSRRVRRLLSFQRYLSSSRLFRGVPPRNPLHILDDDYTGQAKCMLEKIGSWNFNIFLFDRLTNGNSLVTLTFHLFNHYGLIELFRLDMVKLRRFLVMIQEDYHSRNPYHNAVHAADVTQAMYCYLQEPKLSKSLTSCDILLGLLAAATHDLDHPGVNEPFLIKTNHYLAALYKNTSVLENHHWRSAVGLLRESGLFSHLPAEDGLNMERQLGSLILATDISRQNEYLSKFREHLDNEDLCLANACHRHFVLQMALKCADICNPCRPWELSKQWSEKVTEEFFHQGDIEKRYKLEVSPLCDSQANTIGNIQIGFMTYVVEPLFAEWARFSDTRLSRTMLGHLGLNKASWSGMLQELAGGADDGAQEGAEVPAEDGNSKALPQGSKES
- the pde7a gene encoding high affinity 3',5'-cyclic-AMP phosphodiesterase 7A isoform X2; the encoded protein is MEVCYQLPVLPLDRPVPKHVLSRRGAISFSSSSSLFGAPDPRQLSQRRGAISYDSSDQTALYIRMLGDVRVRSRAGFEPERRGSHPYLCVDFRILHSKPDPTASTSSRRVRRLLSFQRYLSSSRLFRGVPPRNPLHILDDDYTGQAKCMLEKIGSWNFNIFLFDRLTNGNSLVTLTFHLFNHYGLIELFRLDMVKLRRFLVMIQEDYHSRNPYHNAVHAADVTQAMYCYLQEPKLSKSLTSCDILLGLLAAATHDLDHPGVNEPFLIKTNHYLAALYKNTSVLENHHWRSAVGLLRESGLFSHLPAEDGLNMERQLGSLILATDISRQNEYLSKFREHLDNEDLCLANACHRHFVLQMALKCADICNPCRPWELSKQWSEKVTEEFFHQGDIEKRYKLEVSPLCDSQANTIGNIQIGFMTYVVEPLFAEWARFSDTRLSRTMLGHLGLNKASWSGMLQELAGGADDGAQEGAEVPAEDGNSKALPQGSKES
- the pde7a gene encoding high affinity 3',5'-cyclic-AMP phosphodiesterase 7A isoform X1, with protein sequence MEVCYQLPVLPLDRPVPKHVLSRRGAISFSSSSSLFGAPDPRQLSQRRGAISYDSSDQTALYIRMLGACVIFKQLFSRDVRVRSRAGFEPERRGSHPYLCVDFRILHSKPDPTASTSSRRVRRLLSFQRYLSSSRLFRGVPPRNPLHILDDDYTGQAKCMLEKIGSWNFNIFLFDRLTNGNSLVTLTFHLFNHYGLIELFRLDMVKLRRFLVMIQEDYHSRNPYHNAVHAADVTQAMYCYLQEPKLSKSLTSCDILLGLLAAATHDLDHPGVNEPFLIKTNHYLAALYKNTSVLENHHWRSAVGLLRESGLFSHLPAEDGLNMERQLGSLILATDISRQNEYLSKFREHLDNEDLCLANACHRHFVLQMALKCADICNPCRPWELSKQWSEKVTEEFFHQGDIEKRYKLEVSPLCDSQANTIGNIQIGFMTYVVEPLFAEWARFSDTRLSRTMLGHLGLNKASWSGMLQELAGGADDGAQEGAEVPAEDGNSKALPQGSKES
- the pde7a gene encoding high affinity 3',5'-cyclic-AMP phosphodiesterase 7A isoform X4, whose amino-acid sequence is MSALRCRRNKRRGAISYDSSDQTALYIRMLGACVIFKQLFSRDVRVRSRAGFEPERRGSHPYLCVDFRILHSKPDPTASTSSRRVRRLLSFQRYLSSSRLFRGVPPRNPLHILDDDYTGQAKCMLEKIGSWNFNIFLFDRLTNGNSLVTLTFHLFNHYGLIELFRLDMVKLRRFLVMIQEDYHSRNPYHNAVHAADVTQAMYCYLQEPKLSKSLTSCDILLGLLAAATHDLDHPGVNEPFLIKTNHYLAALYKNTSVLENHHWRSAVGLLRESGLFSHLPAEDGLNMERQLGSLILATDISRQNEYLSKFREHLDNEDLCLANACHRHFVLQMALKCADICNPCRPWELSKQWSEKVTEEFFHQGDIEKRYKLEVSPLCDSQANTIGNIQIGFMTYVVEPLFAEWARFSDTRLSRTMLGHLGLNKASWSGMLQELAGGADDGAQEGAEVPAEDGNSKALPQGSKES
- the pde7a gene encoding high affinity 3',5'-cyclic-AMP phosphodiesterase 7A isoform X3; this encodes MEVCYQLPVLPLDRPVPKHVLSRRGAISFSSSSSLFGAPDPRQLSQRRGAISYDSSDQTALYIRMLDVRVRSRAGFEPERRGSHPYLCVDFRILHSKPDPTASTSSRRVRRLLSFQRYLSSSRLFRGVPPRNPLHILDDDYTGQAKCMLEKIGSWNFNIFLFDRLTNGNSLVTLTFHLFNHYGLIELFRLDMVKLRRFLVMIQEDYHSRNPYHNAVHAADVTQAMYCYLQEPKLSKSLTSCDILLGLLAAATHDLDHPGVNEPFLIKTNHYLAALYKNTSVLENHHWRSAVGLLRESGLFSHLPAEDGLNMERQLGSLILATDISRQNEYLSKFREHLDNEDLCLANACHRHFVLQMALKCADICNPCRPWELSKQWSEKVTEEFFHQGDIEKRYKLEVSPLCDSQANTIGNIQIGFMTYVVEPLFAEWARFSDTRLSRTMLGHLGLNKASWSGMLQELAGGADDGAQEGAEVPAEDGNSKALPQGSKES